The Neodiprion pinetum isolate iyNeoPine1 chromosome 5, iyNeoPine1.2, whole genome shotgun sequence genome segment CTTAACTTGGATTCTCCCCAACAGTTTGGCAGCCCTTCCTCATCTAACCTACTCAGCTTCCGAGGCTGACGTCAATTCAACATTCTTTCATTACCGGAAACAGTTGCGATTTTATCAAATTCGTTTTATCTAATATTGCAAACATGATTGGTTGGGAAGATGAAGTTTTTAACCCATGTCAGACGAAATTCCACTAAGCACACTCCGGCTACCTTGACACACGTCAAGTCGATTTAAGTTCATACACACGTTAACACTGTGCTTCAGTTCTCCTTGACAACCACAAATAATTAGCGGCTAAACTTCCCAATTAATACTTTACTGATTTGTTAcatgattatttttcagatcaaaatgAACTTGAAGCAGCACAGAACTTTTTGGAACAGGCTGTACAAGCGAATCTTGTAAGCATTACTTGTGATATCTGGCTTACGCACACTTGTCTAAATAATGTAATGCAATTTTACTTTGACTCTTTCAGCATGAGTTTGTGCAGCGTCTCAGTGGTGTGTTGGTCACAGCAGGAGTCAGCGCCGTTGCTCGCATGGCTGCTGGTCTGCAACTCAAAAATCAGCTGACATCCAAAGATCCAGCTCTAAAGATACAGTATCAAGAGCGGTGGCTCGCCATACCAGCTGAGTCTCGAGACTATATCAAGAAAAATGTGAGCATTGCAAGGAAAGATATATAAttaaaagaaggaaaagataTTAAAAGATTTCTCTTACTTCCTCACGTGCtttatttttatgcaatttttattcatttttcattccttccTCCTGTGCTGTTTGTAGATCCTTGGTGCTTTGGGCACTGAAAATAACAGACCCAGCTCGGCTGCACAGTGCGTCGCCTACGTCGCTGTTGCAGAACTTCCTGTTCAACAATGGAGCGACCTGATACCTGTCTTAGTGAACAATGTGGCCGATCCGAACAGCACAGAAATGATGAAGGAAGCGACATTAGAAACGATCGGATATATCTGTCAGGATATTGACAGAGATGTGCTTGTTGCTCAGTCGAATCAGATACTCACTGCTATCATACATGGCATGAAGGGTTCGAGCACTTCGAATCATGTTCGACTTGCAGCTACCAGTGCTCTCTTCAATTCCCTGGAATTTACAAAAGGAAATTTTGACATTGAGGTAAGTTGacagatttattttcaaagtgaAGGTAGCCTTGCAgtacaattcatttttcacaataatctAGGTTAAACAAAAGTTGCGAAATATTATTTGGTAAACTTACAAAATAATACAGTTACCATTCtatgaaatttattccagagtgagagaaattttataatggaAGTAGTTTGCGAAGCTACCCAGTCTACTAATACACAAGTACGAGTCGCAGCTTTGCAGTGTCTGGTAAAAATAATGTCTCTCTACTATCAGTACATGGAACCGTACATGGGCCCTGCACTTTTTCCTGTAAGTCTTGCAAGTCatgttcaatttattcatttatttgatATAAATCGCAATTAGCCCAGCCAATTGAAACGGCGCATTCAATATGGTCCCAATTTATAACACATGTCTGACACGTATCAATTTGCATCGTACAGATCACCCTGGAGGCGATGAAATCTGACATAGACGAGGTGGCGCTTCAAGGAATAGAGTTCTGGTCCAACGTGTCTGACGAGGAAGTGGACTTGTCTATGGAGGAGGGGGAAGCGTGTGACGGAGGTCGACCTCCACTGCGAGTCTCTCGACATTACGCAAAAGGGGCATTGCAGTTCCTAGTGCCGGTACTTATGCAGAAGTTGACTAAGCAGGAAGAATTTGACGACGAGGATGACTGGAATCCGTCAAAAGCAGCTGGTGTATGTCTGATGCTCCTTGCGTCCTGCTGCGAGGACGCGATCGTCCCCTATGTCCTCCCGTTTGTCAAAGAGCACATAAAAAGCGAGGACTGGAGATTCAGGGATGCCGCCCTAATGGCTTTCGGTTCGATTCTGGGCGGCTTAGAGCCGAACACTCTGAGACCTCTGGTTGAGCAGGCGATGCCCACTCTAATCCACCTGATGTATGATAACAGCGTAGTCGTGCGGGATACGGCTGCCTGGACCTTCGGCCGGATATGCGAGATAATACCAGAGGCAGCGATAAGCGAGACGTACCTCAAACCTTTACTCGAATCCTTGGTGAATGGGCTCAAGGCGGAGCCAAGGGTCGCCGCGAACGTCTGCTGGGCATTCACAGGGCTTGCGGAGGCGAGCTACGAGGCTGCTGAGGCAACTGATGATGGAACACAGCCGCAGACGTACTGCATGTCTCAGTactttgattttattatcCAGAGACTCCTGGAGACGACGGATCGTGTCGACGGAGCCCAGGCGAACCTCAGATCCGCGGCATATGAAGCGCTTATGGAAATGGTCAAGAACTCGCCCGTTGACTGTTACGTCACCGTGCAAAGGACAACGATGGTGATTCTTGAGAGACTTCAACAAGTTCTTCAAATGGAAACCCACATTCAGAGCCATTCGGATCGGGCCCAGTACAACGACCTCCAGTCCCTGCTCTGTGCTACGCTGCAATCGGTACTTAGGAAAGTTTCGCCTGAAGATGCTCCCCAAATTTCGGACGCCATAATGACTGCTCTACTCGCTAT includes the following:
- the Fs(2)Ket gene encoding importin subunit beta-1 isoform X1; protein product: MDPTTVQLIQVLEKTVSPDQNELEAAQNFLEQAVQANLHEFVQRLSGVLVTAGVSAVARMAAGLQLKNQLTSKDPALKIQYQERWLAIPAESRDYIKKNILGALGTENNRPSSAAQCVAYVAVAELPVQQWSDLIPVLVNNVADPNSTEMMKEATLETIGYICQDIDRDVLVAQSNQILTAIIHGMKGSSTSNHVRLAATSALFNSLEFTKGNFDIESERNFIMEVVCEATQSTNTQVRVAALQCLVKIMSLYYQYMEPYMGPALFPITLEAMKSDIDEVALQGIEFWSNVSDEEVDLSMEEGEACDGGRPPLRVSRHYAKGALQFLVPVLMQKLTKQEEFDDEDDWNPSKAAGVCLMLLASCCEDAIVPYVLPFVKEHIKSEDWRFRDAALMAFGSILGGLEPNTLRPLVEQAMPTLIHLMYDNSVVVRDTAAWTFGRICEIIPEAAISETYLKPLLESLVNGLKAEPRVAANVCWAFTGLAEASYEAAEATDDGTQPQTYCMSQYFDFIIQRLLETTDRVDGAQANLRSAAYEALMEMVKNSPVDCYVTVQRTTMVILERLQQVLQMETHIQSHSDRAQYNDLQSLLCATLQSVLRKVSPEDAPQISDAIMTALLAMFNSNSCKAGGVQEDALMAVSTLVEVLCEGFLKYMDAFKPFLCLGLKNHAEYQVCCAAVGLTGDICRALKSKVLPYCDEIMTLLLENLSNNTVHRSVKPQILSVFGDIALSIGPEFRKYLEIVLQTLAQASQANVDRSDYDLIDYLNELREGVLEAYMGIVQGLRGDGTLPSPVSLVEPHVPFIIQFITSIAQDREHSDSNIAAAAGLLGDLVTVFGVNLLPMVETEPITDLLTKGRRSRTNKTKTLATWATKEIRRLKNVPLQSSWLP
- the Fs(2)Ket gene encoding importin subunit beta-1 isoform X2 encodes the protein MDPTTVQLIQVLEKTVSPDQNELEAAQNFLEQAVQANLHEFVQRLSGVLVTAGVSAVARMAAGLQLKNQLTSKDPALKIQYQERWLAIPAESRDYIKKNILGALGTENNRPSSAAQCVAYVAVAELPVQQWSDLIPVLVNNVADPNSTEMMKEATLETIGYICQDIDRDVLVAQSNQILTAIIHGMKGSSTSNHVRLAATSALFNSLEFTKGNFDIESERNFIMEVVCEATQSTNTQVRVAALQCLVKIMSLYYQYMEPYMGPALFPITLEAMKSDIDEVALQGIEFWSNVSDEEVDLSMEEGEACDGGRPPLRVSRHYAKGALQFLVPVLMQKLTKQEEFDDEDDWNPSKAAGVCLMLLASCCEDAIVPYVLPFVKEHIKSEDWRFRDAALMAFGSILGGLEPNTLRPLVEQAMPTLIHLMYDNSVVVRDTAAWTFGRICEIIPEAAISETYLKPLLESLVNGLKAEPRVAANVCWAFTGLAEASYEAAEATDDGTQPQTYCMSQYFDFIIQRLLETTDRVDGAQANLRSAAYEALMEMVKNSPVDCYVTVQRTTMVILERLQQVLQMETHIQSHSDRAQYNDLQSLLCATLQSVLRKVSPEDAPQISDAIMTALLAMFNSNSCKAGGVQEDALMAVSTLVEVLCEGFLKYMDAFKPFLCLGLKNHAEYQVCCAAVGLTGDICRALKSKVLPYCDEIMTLLLENLSNNTVHRSVKPQILSVFGDIALSIGPEFRKYLEIVLQTLAQASQANVDRSDYDLIDYLNELREGVLEAYMGIVQGLRGDGTLPSPVSLVEPHVPFIIQFITSIAQDREHSDSNIAAAAGLLGDLVTVFGVNLLPMVETEPITDLLTKGRRSRTNKTKTLATWATKEIRRLKNVPLQSS